In Acidobacteriota bacterium, a genomic segment contains:
- a CDS encoding SpoIIE family protein phosphatase: MPHKILVVDDEPDLEILITQRFRKRIRADLLTFQFASNGAEALAILQADHLVDVVLTDINMPVMDGLTLLSRLREAHPLLRSVIVSAYGDMPNIRTALNRGAFDFITKPIDFQDLEITLDRAIAEAVERKQAAQDRDRLLGLGRELELARSIQSALVPHVFPNHERLSVYGAMIPAAEVGGDLFDCFLLDDQRLAFTIGDVSGKGIAAALFMAVSRTVLRVAASKGLSPRECLHEAHQFLYGERRATSHFVTCFYGILDLATGQLEYSRAGHNPPYLVRGDQVQTLNAASGLPLGMLRTVKYDTATVQLAAGDTLLLFTDGITEAMNPRQEEYGEERLVRLLSERSSSLSVEELVQAVTQAATAFAEGAPASDDMTVLGVRYQ, encoded by the coding sequence ATGCCACACAAAATCCTTGTCGTAGACGACGAACCCGACCTCGAAATTCTCATCACGCAACGCTTCCGCAAACGCATTCGCGCGGATTTGCTCACCTTTCAATTCGCCAGCAACGGCGCAGAGGCGCTCGCCATATTACAAGCCGACCATCTGGTTGACGTCGTGCTCACCGACATCAATATGCCCGTGATGGATGGGCTGACGCTGCTGTCGCGCTTGCGTGAAGCGCATCCGCTGCTGCGTTCCGTGATTGTTTCGGCGTATGGCGATATGCCGAACATCCGCACGGCGCTCAATCGCGGCGCGTTTGATTTCATCACCAAGCCGATTGATTTTCAGGATTTGGAAATCACGCTCGACCGCGCCATTGCCGAAGCCGTCGAACGCAAACAGGCGGCGCAGGATCGTGACCGCCTGCTCGGCCTTGGACGCGAACTGGAACTGGCGCGCAGCATTCAGTCTGCGCTCGTCCCGCATGTCTTCCCAAACCACGAACGCCTGTCGGTCTATGGCGCGATGATTCCAGCGGCAGAGGTCGGCGGCGATTTGTTTGATTGCTTCCTGCTTGATGACCAGCGGCTGGCGTTCACCATCGGCGATGTGTCGGGCAAGGGCATCGCGGCGGCGCTGTTTATGGCCGTCAGCCGCACGGTGTTGCGCGTAGCGGCGAGCAAAGGCTTGTCGCCGCGCGAATGCTTGCACGAAGCCCATCAGTTTCTGTACGGCGAGCGTCGCGCTACATCGCACTTCGTCACCTGTTTTTACGGCATCCTCGATCTGGCGACCGGACAATTGGAATACAGCCGCGCCGGACACAATCCGCCGTATCTGGTGCGGGGCGATCAGGTGCAAACGCTGAACGCCGCGAGCGGATTGCCGTTGGGGATGCTCAGGACGGTCAAGTACGACACGGCGACGGTGCAGCTTGCGGCGGGCGACACGCTGTTGCTGTTCACCGACGGCATCACCGAAGCGATGAATCCGCGACAGGAAGAATACGGCGAAGAGCGGCTGGTGCGATTGCTCAGTGAACGCAGTTCGTCCTTGAGCGTCGAGGAATTGGTGCAGGCGGTGACGCAAGCAGCGACCGCGTTCGCCGAAGGCGCTCCGGCTTCGGATGATATGACGGTGCTGGGCGTGCGGTATCAGTAG
- a CDS encoding response regulator, translating into MKVMVVDDEADVRLLFEQRFRREVRAGQIAFYFALSAEEALALLEQVVGDVSLILSDINMPGMNGLDLLKAIKAKHQHLRVFMITAYGSAEYQQRAVAYGCDDYFTKPLDFGMLRAKMLA; encoded by the coding sequence ATGAAAGTCATGGTCGTAGACGACGAAGCTGACGTGCGCTTGTTATTCGAGCAACGCTTTCGCCGCGAAGTGCGCGCGGGGCAGATTGCGTTTTACTTTGCGCTGTCGGCGGAAGAGGCGCTCGCTTTGTTGGAACAAGTGGTGGGCGATGTTTCGCTCATTCTGTCAGACATCAATATGCCGGGCATGAACGGGCTGGACTTGCTGAAAGCGATCAAAGCGAAACACCAACACCTGCGCGTGTTTATGATTACGGCGTATGGCAGCGCCGAATACCAGCAACGCGCGGTGGCGTATGGCTGCGACGATTACTTTACCAAGCCGCTCGATTTCGGAATGCTGAGGGCGAAAATGCTGGCTTGA
- a CDS encoding GAF domain-containing protein — translation MKHTTLTIAFLLGLLLAFPPEGQGQKPTVPPDRQRAETGLPFVTWFSPQDYRGTPQIWSFAQDDRGILYAGSGNGVLEYDGTSWRTIATPHSAIVRALDKGSDGRIFVGETGDFGYLQPDKTGAMKFVSLLEFVPQADRAFQDVQAVQTTPEGVYFLARERLFRLTPDGQGWRVKSWKPATGFIRAFYMFGKLYVTAIGEGLQQLAGDTLKPLPLPELKEQTGDSAIRVMLPHEEAGAQNAQQSLLGLRSGQLFLLDDSGSRPVLTPFVTEAAPLLLKQKLYRGAILSDGALGLGTLTGGFLILEHNGKTRRYLDRVAVLPSDGVLGVFIDRVGTLWLGLQNGIAKVEVASPLTEFGAVAGMSAFINDLVRYRGDLYAATTSGIGRLDSATGMFRPVPGSESQATFGLLVHGDRLLASGSRDGILQITGNTATPFLHNEAIDAGSYAMAHARQNANRIWLATGEGLASFRWDVAGRWVDEGLVAKMPIVRSIVEPEPGLLWLGTESQGVVRVRLQGDSLLNPEVKRFGKADGLPTDGGVSVHGAAGRVIFASRNGVREFDAATGRFVESKLFGAVPTGGSPEEYTLATAPDGSLWVNFGVRPVLLQRQSDGSFKMNERILQRIGDGRVIWLHTDEDGVLWLGGQDRVYRYDPAQVRNSNEGFPVLVRRVTAGEQAKTLLYAGGGGNAAAQGVSPVAYGENSLRFEYAAASLEDPTRNQFQTMLEGFDRDWSAWTLETRRDYTNLPPGSYRFRVKALNALGQAGTEAEYRLTILPPWYRTWWAYCAYALALAGLGYAVTRLIRRRVVAREREKSALREAQLRAETAAAQAKTLQAENERNKNVELLSEIGKDLTSSLDLDTIFLRLYEHVNQLVDATIFGVGLYHPERHEIDYRLAMESGKRYAPYTRDTHDRNQFPVWCLEHRQPVFINDVATEYSKYLTHYEEPRRNLEGGGISTAPASMMYLPLMMKDRVLGVITVQSFKPNAYTNYHLDLLENLAAYTSIALDNADAYHHLKATQDQLVVQEKLASLGALTAGIAHEIKNPLNFVNNFADLSVELMDELREDINKHKAAIPEKDFENIEDLLDDLTGNAKKINEHGKRADGIVRSMLLHSRGQAGERQATDINAMLDEYVNLTYHGMRAQDSSFNVTIERALASDAGTVEAIPQDLSRVFLNLLNNACYAVNDKAKKNGAGFVPKLRVSTVNLGDAVEIRIRDNGMGIPPEVREKIFNPFFTTKPTGQGTGLGLSISHDIVVQQHNGQLEVETEPGEFTEFIVRLPRNGRNAQ, via the coding sequence ATGAAACACACAACCTTAACCATCGCCTTCTTGCTTGGCCTGTTGCTGGCATTTCCGCCAGAGGGGCAGGGACAAAAACCCACCGTTCCGCCCGACCGCCAACGCGCCGAGACGGGCTTGCCCTTCGTCACCTGGTTCAGCCCGCAGGATTATCGCGGAACCCCGCAAATCTGGTCGTTCGCGCAAGATGACCGGGGGATTCTCTACGCCGGTAGCGGCAACGGAGTCCTGGAATACGATGGAACGTCCTGGCGCACTATAGCGACACCGCACAGCGCTATTGTTCGTGCGCTGGACAAGGGATCGGACGGGCGCATTTTCGTAGGCGAAACAGGGGATTTCGGCTATCTGCAACCGGACAAGACTGGCGCGATGAAGTTCGTTTCGCTGTTGGAGTTCGTGCCGCAGGCAGATCGTGCTTTTCAGGATGTGCAAGCGGTTCAGACGACACCGGAAGGCGTTTACTTCCTGGCGCGCGAGCGTCTCTTCCGGCTGACACCGGACGGGCAAGGATGGCGCGTCAAAAGTTGGAAACCTGCGACAGGCTTTATCCGGGCGTTTTACATGTTCGGAAAGCTCTATGTCACCGCGATTGGGGAGGGGTTACAGCAGTTGGCGGGCGATACACTGAAGCCGCTGCCACTGCCCGAACTGAAAGAGCAAACCGGCGATAGTGCAATCAGAGTGATGCTGCCGCATGAAGAGGCTGGCGCTCAGAACGCACAACAAAGTTTATTGGGGCTGCGCAGTGGCCAACTCTTCTTGTTGGACGATAGCGGCAGCCGCCCCGTTCTCACGCCCTTTGTGACGGAAGCCGCGCCGCTATTGCTCAAGCAGAAACTTTACCGAGGTGCGATTCTTAGTGATGGCGCTTTGGGCTTAGGCACACTCACGGGCGGTTTTCTGATTCTGGAACACAACGGCAAGACCCGACGCTATCTGGATCGTGTCGCAGTCCTTCCATCTGACGGCGTACTGGGTGTCTTTATTGACCGGGTGGGTACGCTCTGGCTGGGGTTGCAGAACGGGATAGCGAAAGTCGAGGTCGCGTCTCCGCTGACCGAATTTGGCGCGGTGGCGGGCATGTCGGCATTCATCAATGACCTCGTTCGGTATCGCGGCGATTTGTACGCAGCAACCACATCCGGCATTGGCCGTCTGGACTCCGCGACCGGTATGTTCCGGCCTGTGCCGGGTTCTGAGTCGCAAGCGACGTTTGGCTTGCTGGTGCATGGCGACAGGCTGCTTGCCTCAGGCAGTCGTGATGGCATCTTGCAGATAACGGGGAATACCGCGACACCATTTCTTCACAATGAAGCTATTGATGCTGGTTCCTATGCAATGGCCCATGCTCGGCAGAATGCCAATCGCATCTGGCTCGCCACTGGCGAAGGACTGGCGTCCTTTCGATGGGACGTTGCGGGGCGCTGGGTAGATGAGGGGCTGGTGGCAAAAATGCCGATAGTCCGATCTATCGTAGAGCCGGAACCGGGATTGTTGTGGCTGGGCACGGAATCTCAGGGCGTGGTGCGCGTGCGCTTGCAGGGCGATTCCTTGTTGAACCCGGAAGTGAAGCGCTTCGGCAAGGCCGATGGGCTGCCGACAGATGGCGGCGTCAGTGTGCATGGAGCAGCCGGGCGCGTCATTTTTGCTTCTCGCAACGGCGTCCGCGAGTTCGACGCCGCAACCGGACGGTTCGTGGAATCTAAACTCTTTGGTGCGGTTCCGACGGGCGGTTCTCCTGAAGAATACACCCTAGCGACAGCGCCGGACGGAAGCCTTTGGGTCAACTTCGGCGTGCGCCCGGTGCTGCTTCAACGGCAAAGCGACGGCAGCTTCAAAATGAATGAGCGAATCTTGCAGCGCATCGGCGATGGTCGTGTAATCTGGCTGCATACAGACGAGGACGGCGTGTTGTGGCTGGGGGGGCAGGATCGCGTCTACCGCTACGATCCGGCACAGGTTCGGAACAGCAACGAAGGCTTTCCGGTGCTGGTGCGGCGCGTGACAGCAGGCGAACAAGCCAAGACATTGCTGTATGCCGGTGGTGGCGGCAACGCGGCGGCGCAGGGTGTGTCGCCGGTTGCGTATGGCGAGAACTCCTTGCGCTTTGAGTATGCGGCGGCGAGTCTGGAAGACCCGACGCGCAATCAATTTCAAACCATGCTCGAAGGCTTTGACCGCGACTGGTCAGCCTGGACGTTGGAAACGCGGCGCGATTACACGAACCTGCCGCCGGGCAGCTATCGCTTTCGCGTCAAGGCGCTGAATGCGCTGGGGCAGGCAGGCACCGAAGCCGAATACCGCCTGACGATTCTGCCGCCCTGGTATCGCACCTGGTGGGCGTATTGCGCTTATGCGTTGGCGCTGGCGGGTTTGGGATATGCGGTTACACGGTTGATCCGTCGTCGCGTCGTGGCGCGTGAACGTGAGAAATCCGCGTTGCGCGAAGCCCAGTTGCGCGCCGAAACCGCTGCGGCACAAGCCAAAACGCTGCAAGCCGAAAACGAACGCAACAAGAACGTCGAACTGCTCAGCGAAATCGGCAAAGACCTGACCTCTTCGCTCGATCTGGACACGATCTTCCTGCGGCTCTATGAACACGTAAATCAGTTGGTAGACGCGACCATCTTCGGCGTCGGCCTTTACCATCCCGAACGCCACGAGATTGATTACCGGCTGGCGATGGAAAGCGGGAAACGTTACGCGCCTTATACCCGCGATACGCACGACCGCAACCAGTTTCCCGTCTGGTGCCTTGAGCATCGTCAGCCCGTGTTCATCAACGACGTAGCGACGGAGTATTCCAAATACCTTACGCATTACGAAGAGCCGCGCCGGAATCTGGAAGGCGGCGGGATTTCGACTGCGCCCGCTTCGATGATGTACCTGCCGCTGATGATGAAAGATCGCGTGCTGGGCGTCATCACGGTGCAAAGTTTCAAGCCGAACGCTTACACCAATTACCACCTCGATCTGCTCGAAAACCTCGCGGCTTATACTTCGATTGCGCTCGACAACGCCGATGCTTATCACCATCTCAAGGCGACACAAGACCAGTTAGTGGTGCAGGAAAAACTGGCTTCGCTCGGAGCCTTAACCGCAGGCATCGCGCACGAGATCAAGAATCCGCTGAACTTCGTCAACAACTTCGCCGACCTGTCGGTGGAACTGATGGACGAATTGCGCGAAGACATCAACAAACACAAAGCCGCGATTCCTGAGAAAGATTTCGAAAACATCGAAGACCTGCTCGACGATCTGACCGGTAATGCCAAAAAGATCAACGAACACGGCAAACGCGCCGACGGCATTGTGCGCAGCATGCTGCTGCATTCGCGCGGACAGGCGGGCGAGCGCCAGGCGACCGACATCAACGCGATGCTGGATGAATACGTGAACCTGACCTATCACGGCATGCGCGCGCAGGATTCGTCCTTCAACGTCACCATCGAACGCGCCCTGGCGAGCGATGCCGGAACGGTCGAAGCCATCCCGCAAGACCTGAGCCGAGTGTTTCTCAACCTGCTGAACAACGCCTGTTATGCCGTGAACGACAAAGCGAAAAAGAACGGCGCAGGCTTTGTGCCGAAACTGCGCGTGAGTACGGTGAATCTCGGCGATGCGGTGGAAATTCGCATCCGCGACAACGGGATGGGCATTCCGCCCGAAGTGCGCGAGAAGATTTTCAATCCGTTTTTCACCACGAAACCGACCGGGCAGGGAACGGGCTTGGGTCTTTCGATCAGCCACGACATCGTGGTGCAGCAACACAACGGACAATTGGAAGTGGAAACCGAGCCGGGCGAGTTCACCGAATTCATCGTGCGCCTGCCGCGCAACGGGAGGAACGCACAATGA
- a CDS encoding amidohydrolase, producing MRITALFLLITLTAFAAFTHGTAQQPEKPEPAELVLKNGVVYTVNDAQPKAEAVAIRYGHIVFIGSTADVKKFEAKTTRVVDLKGKAVYPGFADAHYHFSGVGFREMNLNLEGTTSLADFLAKVKARVDKAKPGEWVTGRGWIETFWQPQAFPTRQDLDKIAPNNPVVLTRADGHGSVVNSAALKLANIDKTTASPFGGEIMKDKQTGEPNGMLLDRAQGLVQRLIPGPTKEDNERALILADQRSLALGWTQVHDAGVGYDQVEMAKRLYGEGKLKIRLYEAIRGPSADAQRLLKEGPQLGLYDQRLTVRTIKISIDGALGSKGAALLENYADHDTNGFLTQKEEQVMPLLREALKKGIQVEVHAIGDRANRTILDWYERAFNEVAPIERTTRDDPRWRIEHAQIVHPDDIPRFAKLKIIPSMQPSHAIGDLHFAPARLGMERLKGAYAWQTFLKQGNVIAGGSDAPVERGEPMIEFYAAVARKDAKGFSGAGWHPEEKVTREQALKMFTLWAAFAAFEEKSRGTIEIGKLADLTVLSADIMTIPESEILKTRCALTVVNGEVVFEEGAKPKK from the coding sequence ATGAGAATCACGGCCCTGTTTCTGCTCATCACGCTGACGGCGTTTGCCGCCTTCACGCACGGCACGGCGCAACAACCTGAAAAACCCGAACCCGCTGAACTCGTCCTGAAAAACGGCGTCGTTTACACCGTCAACGACGCGCAACCCAAGGCCGAAGCCGTCGCCATACGCTACGGCCACATCGTCTTTATCGGCTCGACCGCCGACGTGAAAAAGTTCGAGGCCAAGACGACTCGCGTGGTTGATTTGAAGGGCAAGGCCGTCTATCCGGGCTTCGCCGACGCGCACTATCATTTCAGCGGCGTCGGTTTCCGCGAAATGAATTTGAATCTGGAAGGCACGACCAGCCTGGCCGATTTCCTCGCCAAAGTGAAAGCGCGCGTGGACAAGGCCAAGCCCGGCGAATGGGTGACGGGGCGCGGCTGGATCGAGACGTTCTGGCAACCGCAAGCGTTTCCGACGCGCCAAGACCTCGACAAGATCGCGCCAAACAATCCGGTCGTTTTGACGCGCGCTGATGGACACGGTTCCGTCGTCAATAGCGCGGCGCTCAAACTTGCGAACATTGATAAAACGACGGCCAGCCCGTTTGGCGGCGAAATCATGAAGGACAAGCAAACCGGCGAACCCAACGGCATGCTGCTCGACCGCGCGCAGGGTTTGGTGCAACGCCTGATTCCCGGCCCAACCAAAGAAGATAACGAACGCGCGCTCATCCTGGCCGATCAGCGCAGCCTCGCGCTCGGTTGGACGCAGGTGCACGACGCGGGTGTCGGCTACGATCAAGTCGAAATGGCCAAGCGGCTGTACGGGGAAGGGAAGTTGAAGATTCGCCTGTATGAAGCCATTCGCGGGCCGAGCGCCGATGCGCAGCGCTTGTTGAAAGAAGGGCCGCAGCTTGGCCTCTACGACCAACGGCTGACAGTGCGCACGATCAAGATCAGCATTGACGGCGCGCTCGGTTCCAAAGGCGCGGCGCTGCTCGAAAATTACGCCGATCACGACACCAACGGCTTCCTAACGCAGAAAGAAGAGCAGGTCATGCCGCTGTTGCGCGAGGCGTTGAAGAAAGGCATTCAAGTCGAAGTCCACGCCATCGGCGACCGCGCCAATCGCACGATCCTGGATTGGTACGAACGCGCCTTCAACGAGGTCGCGCCCATCGAACGCACCACGCGCGACGATCCGCGCTGGCGCATCGAACACGCCCAGATCGTGCATCCCGATGACATCCCACGCTTTGCCAAACTGAAAATCATCCCTTCGATGCAACCCTCGCACGCCATCGGCGATTTGCACTTCGCGCCGGCGCGGCTGGGGATGGAACGGTTGAAGGGCGCGTATGCCTGGCAGACGTTTCTGAAACAGGGCAACGTCATCGCGGGCGGTTCGGATGCGCCGGTTGAACGCGGCGAACCCATGATCGAGTTTTATGCGGCGGTCGCGCGCAAGGACGCCAAGGGCTTTTCGGGCGCAGGCTGGCATCCCGAAGAAAAAGTCACACGCGAACAGGCGTTGAAAATGTTCACGCTCTGGGCGGCCTTTGCGGCCTTTGAAGAGAAGTCGCGCGGCACGATTGAAATTGGCAAG
- a CDS encoding sigma-70 family RNA polymerase sigma factor, with the protein MSEQHSRASEQCLIAACQTGDREAFRQLFEAYQERVWAIAIHYTGEEQAARDITQQVFLKLFAALNQFRHEANFTTWLYRLVANVCLDEQRKQRRFLSFDFWRRADDDEELNPADWQQARQFQDGLQEQRCTQVEMAAAVRAAIKELSPPLRIAILLKYFEDMSYEEMARALDCSPGTVASRLNRGHKALAARLAHLRQ; encoded by the coding sequence ATGAGTGAGCAACACAGCAGGGCCAGCGAGCAATGCCTGATCGCCGCCTGCCAGACGGGCGACCGCGAGGCGTTCCGCCAATTGTTCGAGGCCTATCAAGAGCGCGTCTGGGCCATTGCCATTCATTACACCGGCGAAGAACAGGCGGCGCGCGACATCACGCAGCAGGTCTTTTTGAAACTCTTCGCCGCGCTCAACCAGTTCCGCCATGAGGCCAATTTCACGACCTGGCTGTACCGGCTGGTCGCCAACGTTTGCCTGGATGAACAGCGCAAACAGCGGCGTTTTCTCTCATTCGATTTTTGGCGGCGCGCTGATGATGACGAAGAGTTGAATCCCGCCGATTGGCAACAAGCGCGGCAGTTTCAGGATGGGTTGCAGGAGCAGCGCTGCACGCAAGTGGAAATGGCGGCGGCGGTGCGGGCGGCGATCAAAGAGTTGAGTCCGCCGCTGCGCATCGCCATTTTGCTGAAGTATTTTGAAGATATGTCATACGAAGAAATGGCGCGCGCGCTCGACTGTTCGCCGGGCACGGTAGCGTCGCGTTTGAATCGGGGGCACAAGGCGTTGGCCGCGCGGCTGGCGCATTTGCGGCAATGA